In Haloarchaeobius salinus, the sequence GAGAACACCGGCGACGAGGACCTGACCGACGCCGTCGTCTCGGCGTCGTCGCTGAACCGCGACCTCCTGTTCGGCCGGAGCGCGAACGCCACCCGGTTCGTCGGCGAGTGGGAGTCCGGCGAGGAGCGCACCGTCGAGTTCTCGGTGGTGACGACGAACGACAGCATCACCGAGCCCTATCCGGTGGACCTCGCGGTCCGCTACGAGGACGAGGATGGACGGGCGAAGGTCGCCGACGACCTCCGCATCGGCGTCCGGCCGCGGAGCGAGCAGCGCTTCCGGCTCGACGACACCTCCGGGACCCTCCGGGTCGGCGCGGACGGCACGGTCGAGGGCGAGGTGACAAACCGCGGCCCCCAGACCGCCGAGCGGGCAGTCGTCCGGCTCGTGAACCCGCCACCGGGGATCGAACCACAGCAGGCGTCGGTCGTCCTCGGCGATCTCGGGTCGGGCGAGTCGGTCGGGTTCGAGCTGCCGGTCTCGGTCGCGCGGTCGGTGGAGCCCGGCGACCGACAGCTCCGGTTCGTCGTGGAGTTCCGCAATCGGGACGACGACCCTCGGCGAAGCACGCCGCTGCTTGGCACGTACGAGGTACGTGAGTTCCGCGACGACTTCGAGCTGGTCGACGTCGACTCGGACCTCCAGGTCGGCGAGGCGGGGACGGTGACGCTCGAACTGCGGAACCGTCAGAACCGCACCCTCGACGACGCGACGGTGACCCTGCAGTCCGCCAGCGGCGAGGTCCTCGTCGGTCGCGCCCCGAACGGGAGCCGCTTCGTCGGCGCGTGGGAGCCGAACGAGACCCGCGAGGTCGAGTTCACCGTCACCCCGACGAACGCGACCGACGAACAGCCGTACCCGTTCGTTGCGACGGTCTCGTCCGACGACGCGGACGGCGACAGACGGCGGAGCGACCCGTTCCGCTTCGGTGTGGAGCCGGACGAGGCACAGGCCTTCGAGCTCACCGACGCCGACGCGAACCTCCAGGTCGGCGACGACGGGACCGTCACCGCGACGGTGACCAACGAGGGGCCACGCGACGTCGAGAACGCGGTCGTCCGGCTGACCAGCGACGACCCGGGCGTCGTCCCGCAGGTGAGCCAGTACCCCGTCGGCGACCTCGACGAGGACGAGTCGGCGACCGTCGAGCTTCCGGTACGGGTCGCCCGCGACGCGAAGGCGGTGCCGCGACAGCTCTCGTTCGTCGTCTCCTACCAGACCGACGAGAACGAGCCACGGCGGAGCGACACGCTCGCCGAGCAGTTCGCCGTCGACGAGCGCGTCCCGGCGTTCGAGGTCGTCGACGTGGACTCGTCGGTGCAGGTCGGCGATGAGGGCACGCTCGAACTCACGCTGACGAACGCCGACGCCGAGGCCGCCAGCGACGCCGTCGTCACCCTCGCCACGAGAAGCGGCGAGCTGCTCGTCGGCCGTGCCGCGAACGGGAGCCGGTTCGTCGGCGACTGGGCTCCGAACGAGGAGCGCACCGTCGCGTTCACCGTCACGTCGACGAACGCGACCGACGTCCAGCAGTACCCGCTCTCGGTCTCGGTGAACTACGAGGACGAGGACGGCGACGAGCGCCGCTCGGAGGCCCGGACGCTCGGCGTCGAACCGCTCGACGAGCAGCGGTTCGCGCTGGCGGACGTGCGGAGCACGCTCCGCGTCGGCGAGGACGGCAACGTGACCGGGCTCGTGCGCAACGTCGGCCCGGGGACGGCCTTCGAGGCCGCCGTGCAGGTGTCGACGCGGAGCGAGACCGTCGTCCTCGACGAGGCCGAGATTTCGGTGGGGACGCTCGAGGCCGGCGAGAACGCGTCGTTCCGGGTTCCTGCGTCGGTCGTCTCCGACGCCGAGAGCACGCCGCGCCGGCTCACCGTCCGGGTGGTGTACCAGAACGCCGACGACGAGGCGAGACGGAGCGACCCGCTCGTCGCGGCCGTCCCCGTCGCCGGGCAGCGCGACGCGTTCCTCGTCAGACCGGGTAACGCGACCGTCCCGACCGGCGGCACCCGGGCGGTGACGCTGCTCGTGACGAACAACCGCGACCAGGTCGTCCGGAACGTGAACGCGAAGCTGTTCGCCAACGAGCCGCTGTCGGTACCCGACGACCAGGCGTTTGTCGACCGGCTCGCGCCGAACGAGACGGTCGAACTGCAGTTCCGCGTGTCCGCGGCGGGCGACGCCGTCACGAAGGACTACCCGCTCTCCATCGACTTCCAGTACGAGCAGCCCGACGGCGAGACGGAGCTCTCGCGGAGCCTCACCGTGCCCGTCACCGTCGCACAGCCGCCGGGGGACGGCTTCCCGTGGTGGGCCGTCGTGCTGGTGGTCGTGCTCGTGCTGTTCCTCGTCGGGCTGTTCCTGTGGGGTCGCCGCGCCGCGGAGGAGTCCGACGGCGAGGACGACGAGGCGGAGACGAACGGTGGACGCGACGCCGCCGCCGATGACGATACGGACGGCGCAGGGCTCGGAGACGCGAGCGGGGAGGACGGAGCAGCCGACAGGGCAGACGGCACGGGCGACGGGGACGACGAGCCCGACGGGGACGACGTACCCGACGGGGGCGACTGACGGTGTCGCGGGTCGACGCCGCCACGGACCGGGTCGCCGACCTCGTGGTCGACCGGCCTGGGGCCGTCGTCGCGGTCTTCCTGCTCGTGACCCTGCTGTTCGCGGCGGGGCTCGGGAACGTCTCGACGGAGGCCGGCACCGAGCAGTTCACCGAGGACAGCCCGGCGCAGGTCGCCCTCGACCGGGTGAACCGCGACTTCCAGCCGGTGTTCGAGCCCGACGAGGGGACGACCCAGCTCATCCACCGGTCGGGGAACGTGCTGGCCCGCGAGGAGCTGTTGCGGATGCTCCGAACGCTCGAACGCATCGAGGACCGCGAGTCGCTCCGCGTGTCGTCCATCGCCAGCCCCGCCCGGACCGTCGCACGGACGCTCGACCCCGAGGCGAGCGGACTCGAGGCCGAGGTCCGCGCAGTCGAGGGGGCGACCGAGCGCGAGATCGACAGGGCGGTCCGGCGGGCGGCCGCGTCGCCGGGCTTTACGGCGTCGCTGAGCGAGGACTTCAACGCGCAGTCCGCCAGCGCGTCGGCGTCCATCACGGTCGTGCGCCACCGCATCCCGGCGGGGCTGGAGTCGACGGCGGGGGCCGGTGGCACCAGCCCGCTGACCGACATCCAGCTCCGCACCGAGCGCGTCGTCGAGGCGGGCGGCGGCGACATCGTCGTCTTCGGGGCCGGCATCCTCTCCGAGGAGTTCTCGACCATCATCGGCGACTCGCTGCTCATCGTCGTCCCGGCGGCGGTTCTGCTCATCCTCGTCTTCCTCGTCGTCGCCTACCGCGACCTGGTCGACCTGCTGCTCGGGCTGGTGTCGCTGGCGATGGCGCTCGTCTGGACCATCGGTTTTCTGGGATTGGCCGACATCGCCTTCTCGCAGCTCCTCATCGCCGTCCCGCCGCTGCTGCTCGCGGTCGGCATCGACTTCGGCATCCACACCATCAACCGCTACCGCGAGGAGCGCGTCACCGGCACGGGCATCGAGGCGTCGATGCGGGTCGCGGCGCGCCAGCTGCTCGTCGCCTTCGGCATCGTCACCGCGACGACGGTCATCGGCTTCTCGTCGAACGTGACGAGCGGACTCGCACCCATCCGCGAGTTCGGCATCGTCGCCGCCGTCGGCATCACGTTCACGTTCTGCATCTTCGGCGTGTTCCTCCCGGCCGCGAAGGTGTTCGCGGACCGAATCGTCGCCCGGACGCCCATCCCGCAGTTCAGCCAGCGCCCGCTCGCACAGGAGGGCTCCGCGCTCGGAGCGATCCTTCCGGTCGGCATCGAGGTCGCCCGACGCGCCCCCGTCGTCTTCCTCCTGCTCGTCGCCGCGCTGACGGCGGGCACCGGCTACTACGGCACCGGCGTCGACACCTCGTTCTCCGACGAGGACTTCCTCCCGCCCGAGGAGACGGCGGCGTTCCTCGACGACCTGCCGGAGCCGTTCGCACCCGGCGAGTACACCGTGACGGGGACGACGAACTTCCTCGAGGCGAACTTCGCCGCCGCCGAGGACGACACCGTCGTCGTCTACGTCGAGGGGCCGATGCGCCGGAACGACGCGCTGGAGGCCATCCAGCGCGCGAACCGCGACCCGCCCGACTCCTTCGTCACCGAGAACCGGGAGGCCCGCTCGGAGAGCATCCTCGGGGTCATTCGGACGCACCAGAACCGCTCGGAGTCGTTCCGCCGGCTCGTCGACCGGAACGACCCCGACGACGACGGCATCCCGGAGCGCAACCTCGAACGGGTGTACGAGGTGCTGCTCGACTCCGAGTCGGGCGACCAGGCGCGACGCTTCCTCACCGAGGACTTCCGGAGCACCCGCATCGTCTACACCGTCGAGGCCGACGCCGAGCAGGCCGAGATCACGGCCGACGCCCGCGAGCAGGCCGACCGCTTCCGGTTCGAGGCGACCGCGACGGGCGCGACGGTCGTCTTCCAGGACATCGCCGACACCATCCTCGCGTCCGCCCTCCGGAGCCTCGTCATCGCCTTCGCGCTGACCGCCGTCTTCCTCGTCGTCGTCTACCAGCTGCTCGCCGGGCGGCCCTCCCTCGGGGTCGTCAACCTCGTCCCCATCGCGGTGACGCTCGGGCTCATCGCCGGGTCGATGCGCTTCTTCGGCGTGCCGTTCAACGCGCTCACCGCGACCATCCTCTCCATCACGCTCGGGCTCGGCATCGACTACTCCGCCCACATCGTCCACCGGTTCGTCGACGAGTTCGAGGCACGCGCGGCGGTGCTGCCCGCCATCGACGCCACCGTCCGGGGCACCGGCGGCGCGCTCACCGGGAGCATGCTCACGACGACCGCCGGGACCGGCGTGCTCGTGCTCGCCATCACGCCCGTCCTCGGTCAGTTCGGCCTGCTCACCGCACTCAGCGTGTTCTACTCCTACCTCACCGCCATCGTCGTCACGCCCTCCGCACTGGTCGTCTGGGGTCGGCTCACCGGGGCCGACCTCCACGCCAGCCGGACGGGTTTCGTTCACACCGCTCGCCCCGATTCAACAGATTGAAATCGATCTGTTTCGTTTCGAAGGACAGTGAGCACTCAGCCGTCCGACAGCATCACGGAGGGCGGACTGGTGCGACCGATGTTCCGGCTCGCCTGGCCCATCGTCGCCCTCCAGCTCCTCCAGGTCACGTACAACATCGCCGACACGTTCTGGCTCGGCCAGTTCGACACCGACGCGCTGGCCGCCATCAGCCTCGCCTTCCCCCTCATCTTCCTGCTCATCTCGCTCGCCGGCGGGTTCACCGCAGCAGGGAGCATCCTCGTCGCGCAGTACACGGGGGCCGACAGCGACCACTCCGCCGGCCGCGTCGCGGGGCAGACCCTCTCGTTCGTCTCCGTGCTCGCCATCGGGCTCGGCATCGTCGGCTACCTCCTCACCGAGGACATGCTCGCCGCCCTGCCCAGCCAGCAGGAGACCAAGGAGGCCGTCATCCCGCTCGCAGCCGACTACATGGAGGTGTTCTTCCTCGGCATCGTCTTCATGTTCGGCTTCTTCGTCTTCTCGTCGGTCATGCGCGGCTACGGCGACACCAAGACCCCGATGCGGGTCATGCTCGCCAGCGTCGCGGTCAACGTCGTCATCGACCCCATCCTCATCTTCGGCGTCGGTCCCGTCCCCCAGCTCGGCATCCAGGGCGCGGCCATCGCCACCGTCGCCTCCCGCGGGCTCGGCTCCATCCTCGGCATCTACATCCTCTTCTTCACCGACGCCGGCCCCGACGTCGACGTCTCCCACCTCAGACCCGACCTCGACGTCGTCCGCGACATCGTCCGCCTCGGCGTCCCCACCGCGCTCGAACAGTCCGCCAGCGCCTTCGCCATGGTCACGCTGACCGCGATGATCGTCCTGTTCGCGCCGCCCGTCGTCGCCGCCTACGGCCTCGGCAACCGCATCGCCTCGCTCATCTTCCTCCCCGCGATGGGACTCGGCCGCGCCACCAACACCATGGTCGGCCAGAACCTCGGGGCCGGCAACGCCGCCCGCGCCGAGCGCGCCGTCCACCTCGCCGCCACGGTCGCGGCCGGCATCCTCCTCGTCGTCGCCGTCGTCGTCTACCTCTTCCCCGAACCGCTCGTGAACGCCTTCGTCAACGAGAACATCGACAACGCCACCGCCACCATCGACTACAGCGCCGACTACATCCGCGTCCGCGCCTTCGAGTTCGCCTTCATCGGCGTCCTCCAGGTCGTCCTCGGGGCCTACCGCGGCGCGGGTAACACCAAGACCGCGCTCGCGTTCTCACTCGTCGCGCTCTGGATCGGCCGCGTCGCCACCGTCGGCGTCCTCGCGTTCGACCCCATCCCACTCATCGGGACCGTCCCGTTCACCGACTTCACCGGCTACGGCCTCGGCCCCGACGGCTTCTGGACCGGCATGGCCCTCGGCAACATCGTCGGGGGGATCGCCGCCGCACTCTGGTTCACCCGGGGCACCTGGAAGGAGGCGTACATCGAGAAGGGCGTCGGCGAGTCGCCGTCGCCCGCCGCCGGCGAGGAGTGAGCGGTTCCGATACCCTCTGCTGAGCCCGTTCGAAGCGCTCCGAACCTGGGGGATTGCTCAGTTCATAACGGTTATCACAGCGGATGGGCTATGCGTAGGTGAGGGCCCGTAGCTCAGTGGACAGAGTGCTTGGTTCCGGACCAAGATGTCGCGGGTTCAAATTCTGTCAGAGCAAGCTCTGACAACCTCCCGTGAGCGAGCGCCAGCGAGCGAACGGGAGTCCCGTCGGGTCCGTTCCCTTGTTTCACTTCGGTCGGTCCCCCGACGACCCCCGCGAACGCTCCGCGTTCCCTCGGTCCCGTCGGGTTTATGTTGCTGTCTTATATCCCCGATACCGGCAGAATGTCCAGTTCACAACGGTTATCACAGCGGGTGGGCTATGCGTAGGTGAGGGCCCGTAGCTCAGTGGACAGAGTGCTTGGTTCCGGACCAAGATGTCGCGGGTTCAAATCCCGTCGGGTCCGTTCCCTCGTTTCACTTCGGTCGCTCTCCCGACGGGACTCCCACTCACTCGCTAACGCTCACTCGCGGGAGTCCCGTCGGGTCCGTTTTCCTGCATACCTACCGCCAGCCAAACACCCTTCACACCTCTCTCCGAACGCCCGGCATGGAACGCCTCCAGCGATTCGACCGACTGAAGGACCAGTTCAGGAGCGGCGAGCAGGTAACTGGCGGCTGGGTCTCCATCCCGCACGGCGAGGTCGCCGAGCTCACGGCCAGGCACGACTACGACTTCGTCTGCGTGGACATGGAGCACGCCCCCACCGACGTCTCCGACCTGGGCGACCTCGTCAGGGGCATCGACGCCGCGCCGGGCGAGACCGTCCCGCTGGTCCGGGTGCCGGGCAACGACGAGGTGGTGATCAAGCGGGCACTCGACGCCGGCGTCGGCGGGCTGATGGTGCCCAGAATCGACACCGCCGCGGACGCCGAGGCGGTGGTCGCGGCGTCGACGTACCCGCCCGAGGGCATCCGCGGTACCGCGGGAACTAGGGCCTCCGGGTTCGGCGCGGACCTGCCCGCGTACCTCGACGGGGCGGACGACGCGCTCACGAGGATCGTCCAGATAGAGACCCTGCCGGCGCTCGAGAACGCCGCGGAGATCGCCGCCGTCGAGGGCATCGACGCGCTGTTCGTCGGGCCGGCGGACCTCTCGGTGGCGCTCGACGTACCGCTCGAGTACGGGGCCGACGCGTTCGAGGACGCCGTCGAGACGGTCGTCGAGGCCGCCGAGGAGGCTGGGATTCCGGTCGGCGTGTTCGCGACGGACCCGGGCCGGTTCGGGACGTGGGCCGAGCTGGGCTTCGACTTCGGCGTCATGGGCTACGACGCCGGCTTCCTGCGGGCGGGGAACGAGCGGCTGCTGTCGGCGTACGACGAGGAGTGGGGCTGAGGAGGTCAGTCGTCGGCGACGGGCTGGTCGGGGCGGTACTCGCGGCTGATGGCCTTCCACTTGCCCGTGGAGAACCGCCAGTAGTTGATGGCGGCGGGGACGATCGTCTCCGCGAGGAAGGAGAGGTAGAGTCCCCAGATGCCGAGCGGCGTCACCGCCCCGAGGTACGCGAGCGGGATGGCGACGCCGAACATCCCGATCGCCTGGCTGTAGAACGGCCAGCGGGTGTCGCCGCTGGCGTCGAGCGGGCCGGCGGTCGCGGCCTTGACGCCGCCGGCGATGACGGCGACGCAGGCGGCGTAGACGAGCCCCCGTGCGACGGGGATGGCGGTGTCGCTCGGGCTGTCGACGAACAGCCCGACGATGGGCTCGGCGAAGACGGCGACGATGACGGCCGCGACGGCGTAGGTGGCGACGGAGAACGCGACGATGTCGCGGGCGTAGGACTCCGCGGCGGCCTCGTCGCCCGCGCCGAGTTCCTGCCCGACGAGGCTGCTGGCGGCGAGCCCGAAGCCCCAGCCCGGCGTGTTCATCAGGCCCCAGATGCGCCGGCTGATGACGTACGCGGCCACGACCGTCGAGCCGAACAGCCCGACGATGGCGAGCATGGGGAACTTGGCGACGGTCCAGACGAGGTTGCGCCCGACGACGGGCAGGCCGATGCGGACGAGGTCGCGGAGGTCCCCGAGGACGGCGTAGGAGCCGGTGGGCGAGACCTGCACCGGAAGGTCGCCGAGCAGGGGGAGCCGGCCGGCGGCCAGCGCGACGGCGAAGACGCCGGTGATGAGTGCGTTCGAGAGCACGGTGCCCCACGCCGCGCCCTCGACCCCGAGACCGAGCCCGAAGATGAGCACGGCGTTGAGGGCGATGTTGGTGACGGCTCCACCGGCCCGGAGCACCATCGGCGTCCAGGCGTCGTCGAGGCCGATGTAGATGCGGCTCCCGACGAGGTTCAGCCCGGCGAAGGGGACCCCGAGGGCGAGGATCTTGAGGTACGCTCCGCCGAGCTCGGTCGGTCGGGCCTCGCTCGACAGCAGGTCGACGAGTTCGAACGGGATCGACCAGAACAGCACGGTGACGGGGAGGGTGACGGCGACGACGAGGAGCGCACTCGCCCGGATTGCGTCGCCGAGTTCGTCGTAGGCCTCGCCGCCGAAGCGCTGTGAGACGAGGGCGATGGTCCCCGCGGCGAAGCCGCCGCCGAGCGAGAAGGCGACACCCCAGTACGGGGAGGCGAAGCCGACGCCGGCGATGGCGGTGCGGCCGACGGCGACGCCGACCATCGCCACGTCGACGGCGCTCTTCGACATCCGCGCGAGACCCGTGACGATGCGCGGCCACGCGAGGTCCGTCGTCCGGCGCACGTGCTCACGGGAGACGAGGCCGAGGCGGGCCAGCGCGAGCCCGATCCAGAGGATGCAAAGGCGCACGGGGTTCGGCGGACGGTACACACGGTACCTATTTCGAACCGAAACAAATGAGTTGCGTCTCACCGGCAATCGGGTTCTGTGTTCTATCCAAGGACACGCCTCGAAAGTTCAACTATTGGTGTTTTGATACACTGCCCCGGGTTCAGCACTCCCGGCGGAAACCAACGAAAAACCTGTATATTCAGGCACCATTGATATATGGGTATGACCTCCAGCGAGTAGTAGTGGTCACACCTACGTCATGTCCTTCCGACTACGGAACCGTGGTCCGACTGCAGCGCGCATCCACTGCTGACTCCCGCCGGTAGCCACGCTAATGTTCGTCCAATTCACTCTCGACTCCCCACTCCTCGACCGGGCCCTCTCTGCCGTCCCCGACCTCAGTCTCGACATCGAGAAGCTCGACTCCTCGCCGACCGTCCCGCTGCGCGTCGTCTTCTGGGCGCGCGGCGAGTCGCTCGACGAGTTCGAAGACGCGCTGGCGCTCGACCCGACCGTCGAGACGTTCACCGTCCTCGCGAACGAGCGCTCGCAGCGACTCTACTGCGTCGTCGTCCCCGAGAACGTCCCCTGTGTCGACCTGTACGCCCGCTTGATAGACCTCCACGGCGTCCTCGTCGACGCGACCTGTGACGACTCCGGCTGGACGATGGAGATGCTGTTCCCCGACCGCGACGCGTTCGGCTCGTTCCGTCGCGCCTGCGAGGCGGCGGAGCTGTCGGTGACCGTCGAATCCATCCACAGCGGGCAGGTCGGCCGGACGACGGCGGACGCCGACCTCACGCCCGCCCAGCGCGAGATCCTCTCCCGGGCCGTCGATGTCGGCTACTTCGACATCCCCCGGGAGACCACGCTCCGGGGCCTCGGCGACGAGGTCGGCGTCTCCGGACAGGCCGCCTCCGAACGTCTGCGGCGCGGCATGGAGACGCTTGTCCGCGAGACGCTCTCCGACCACATCGAGGAGTAGCAGCTCGTTCGTCGGCGGGTCCGTTATCGGTCCCCGCCGCACTCGACCGAGTGTCGGGCTGCTCGTCTGGAACGCCCCGATTCGCGCCGTCACGGAGACGCCACGAACCGCAAGAGAGGTGTCGTCGCCGCCCCACGTTCTCCCCGTGCGACGAATCGCCGAGCACCACGTCTTCGGCGTCTCGGTCGACGCCGAGACGCGCTGTGTACACTACGACGAGGAGTACGACGTGCTGGCGCTGCGCTTTGGCTGTTGCGGACGCTTCTTCCCCTGTTTCGAGTGCCACGACGCCGTCACCGACCACGCCCGCGAGCCGTGGCCACGCGACCGGTTCGACGAGGTCGCGGCGCTCTGTGGCCGCTGCGGTGCGACTCTCACCGCGAACGAGTACCTCGCCGCGCCCGGAACGTGTGCGGACTGCGGTGGCGCGTTCAACCCGGGCTGTGCGGCCCACCACCACCTGTACTTCGAGGGGCAGTAGTCCCCCATCCGCCGGTGATCGCCCCGACGGCGAGGTCGGACCAAAAAGGTTGTAGCGACGTGGCCGCAACCCTCGCCGCAACGACCGACCCGCAATGTCCACACGAACCCACGTCCTCGTCCCGCTCGCGCTCGCCCTCCTCGTCGCGCTCGCCGGCTGCACCGCCATCGGCGGCGGTCCCGGCGACCAGGACGGCGACGGCCCCGGCGAGGGACAGGAGATCCGGAGCGAGGTCGCCAACGAGATGGCGTCCATCGACTCGTACAACTACTCGATGGTGACGGCCGTCGAGTTCCAGGACAACGAGCAGGTGACCGAGTCCAGCGGGACCGTCGACGTCGCCGCCCAGCGGATGGTCTCCGAGAGCGTGACGACCGTCCGGACGAACTCCTCGCGGACCAGACAGGGCTCGACCGCCTACGTCTTCGGCGAACAGCAGTGCCTCGAACTCGGCGGTAGCTGGGAGCAGTCCACCGTCGACCGTAGCCCGTGGCGCTCGGGGACGAACGTCAGCGTGCTCACCGAGCTCCTCAACAGCTCGAGCGCGCGTCTCTCCAACGACACGTACCGCGGACAGGACGTCCACGTCATCGTCGTCGAGCCGAGCGACGATGCCGTACAGACGCTGCTCGGGGACACCGGGTCCGACGTCGAGTTCACCGGCGTGACCTACACGCAGTACGTCGACACGGAGTCCAAACGGCTCCTCCGGTCTGACATGAACGCGACCTACTTCGCCAGCGGGCGGGAGGTCGATCTCACCGTCTCGATGCGCTTCTCCGACTTCAACACGAGCCACCCCATCGAGCTACCACGGGCCGCCGTCGGCAGCAACGGTAACGGGCCGTGTGCGGGGATGGCGGGCAACGGCTCCGACGCGAACCTCGCGCTGTAACCGCAGCGGTCGCGCTCCGCCGCGCTACAGGTTCTCGCCCTGGTAACTGCCGTCGTACTCCTCGACGTGTTCGGCCTCGGCGAGCACCAGCTGGGCGATGCGCGCCCCCTCGGCGATCTCGACGTCGTGGTGGACCTGTAGCAGGCCCTCGCCGCGTCCCTCGTAGCCGGCGTCCCAGACCGCCGTGTTCAGCATGCAGGAGTTGCGCATCAGCGACGAGCGCGGGTAGACGAAGCCGACGTGGCCGGACGGGATGGCGATCTGCTCGCCGTAGCGGGCGACGTAGGTGCCGGCCTCGAGGTAGTACGTCGGCGTCCCCTCGTCGGTGTACTGCTCGGACTCGATCTCCTGCCGTTCGCCGATCTCCTTGCCCTCGTGCCGGATGCGCCCCGGCTCGCGCTGCTCGAACACGGTCTCGACGGTGAGGTCGACGCCGTTGGGCTGGACCTGGTCGTCGGTCGTCGGCGACACGTGCTCCGCGACGAACTGCCCGGAACGGTACATACTCCGACGCCCGTCCGATACCGGCAAAGGTGTTGCCGTTTCTCCGCGCCGGCAAGGATTGCGCGAATCGACAGCCACGGCCCCGAAAACCGCACGGTCGTCCATCCAAAACACGCGGGATTTATGGTCGCGGGCGGCCGAACTTCACCTTGCTATGGGACAGACGCTTACAGAGAAGATTCTCGATGACCACCTCGTCGAGGGGGAACTCGAAACCGGCGAGGAGATTGGTATCGAGATCGATCAGGTCCTCACACAGGACACGACGGGAACGATGGTCTGGCTGCAGTTCGAGGCGATGGGGCTGGACGAGGTCCAGACCGAGATCGCCGCGCAGTACTGCGACCACCAGACATACCAGTTCGACTTCAAGAACACGGACGACCACCGCTTCCTCCGGTCGGCCGCCGGCACCTACGGGGCACACTTCTCTCGCCCCGGCAACGGTATCTGCCACAACGTCCACAAGGAGAACTTCGCCGCGCCCGGCAAGACGATGCTCGGGTCGGACTCGCACACGCCGACCCCGGGCGGACTCGGTGAGCTCGCTATCGGCGCGGGCGGTATCGACGTCACCGTCGCGATGGGCGGTGCGCCGTACTACATCGAGATGCCCGAGGTCGTCAACGTCCGACTCGAGGGCGAGCTCCCCGCGTGGGCGACCGCGAAGGACGTCATCCTCGAGATGCTGCGTCGCCTCTCCGTAAAAGGCGGCGTCGGCAAGGTGCTCGAGTACACCGGGCCGGGCGTCGAGACGCTCTCCGTGCCCGAGCGGACCACCATCACCAACATGGGCACCGAGCTCGGCGCGACCTCCTCCATCTTCCCGACCGACGAGAAGACGAAGGACTACCTCGCCCGCCAGGACCGCGAGGGCGACTTCGTCGAGATCGGTCCCGACGAGGACGCCGAGTACGACGACGAGATCGTCGTCGACCTCTCCGACCTCGAACCGCTCATCGCCGAGCCGTCCATGCCCGACAACGTCGTCCCCGTCCGCGAGGTCGAGGGCGTCGAGGTCAGCCAGGTCATGATCGGCTCCTGTACGAACGGCGGCTACGAGGACATCCTCCCGGCCGCGAAGATGGTCGAGGGCCGCGAGATCAACAAGAAGACCGAGATGATCGTCGCGCCCGGCAGCAAGCAGGCAAGCGAGATGC encodes:
- a CDS encoding HpcH/HpaI aldolase family protein — protein: MERLQRFDRLKDQFRSGEQVTGGWVSIPHGEVAELTARHDYDFVCVDMEHAPTDVSDLGDLVRGIDAAPGETVPLVRVPGNDEVVIKRALDAGVGGLMVPRIDTAADAEAVVAASTYPPEGIRGTAGTRASGFGADLPAYLDGADDALTRIVQIETLPALENAAEIAAVEGIDALFVGPADLSVALDVPLEYGADAFEDAVETVVEAAEEAGIPVGVFATDPGRFGTWAELGFDFGVMGYDAGFLRAGNERLLSAYDEEWG
- a CDS encoding MATE family efflux transporter, coding for MYRPPNPVRLCILWIGLALARLGLVSREHVRRTTDLAWPRIVTGLARMSKSAVDVAMVGVAVGRTAIAGVGFASPYWGVAFSLGGGFAAGTIALVSQRFGGEAYDELGDAIRASALLVVAVTLPVTVLFWSIPFELVDLLSSEARPTELGGAYLKILALGVPFAGLNLVGSRIYIGLDDAWTPMVLRAGGAVTNIALNAVLIFGLGLGVEGAAWGTVLSNALITGVFAVALAAGRLPLLGDLPVQVSPTGSYAVLGDLRDLVRIGLPVVGRNLVWTVAKFPMLAIVGLFGSTVVAAYVISRRIWGLMNTPGWGFGLAASSLVGQELGAGDEAAAESYARDIVAFSVATYAVAAVIVAVFAEPIVGLFVDSPSDTAIPVARGLVYAACVAVIAGGVKAATAGPLDASGDTRWPFYSQAIGMFGVAIPLAYLGAVTPLGIWGLYLSFLAETIVPAAINYWRFSTGKWKAISREYRPDQPVADD
- a CDS encoding helix-turn-helix domain-containing protein — encoded protein: MFVQFTLDSPLLDRALSAVPDLSLDIEKLDSSPTVPLRVVFWARGESLDEFEDALALDPTVETFTVLANERSQRLYCVVVPENVPCVDLYARLIDLHGVLVDATCDDSGWTMEMLFPDRDAFGSFRRACEAAELSVTVESIHSGQVGRTTADADLTPAQREILSRAVDVGYFDIPRETTLRGLGDEVGVSGQAASERLRRGMETLVRETLSDHIEE
- a CDS encoding CHY zinc finger protein, which codes for MRRIAEHHVFGVSVDAETRCVHYDEEYDVLALRFGCCGRFFPCFECHDAVTDHAREPWPRDRFDEVAALCGRCGATLTANEYLAAPGTCADCGGAFNPGCAAHHHLYFEGQ
- a CDS encoding deoxyuridine 5'-triphosphate nucleotidohydrolase, with amino-acid sequence MYRSGQFVAEHVSPTTDDQVQPNGVDLTVETVFEQREPGRIRHEGKEIGERQEIESEQYTDEGTPTYYLEAGTYVARYGEQIAIPSGHVGFVYPRSSLMRNSCMLNTAVWDAGYEGRGEGLLQVHHDVEIAEGARIAQLVLAEAEHVEEYDGSYQGENL
- a CDS encoding aconitate hydratase, with product MGQTLTEKILDDHLVEGELETGEEIGIEIDQVLTQDTTGTMVWLQFEAMGLDEVQTEIAAQYCDHQTYQFDFKNTDDHRFLRSAAGTYGAHFSRPGNGICHNVHKENFAAPGKTMLGSDSHTPTPGGLGELAIGAGGIDVTVAMGGAPYYIEMPEVVNVRLEGELPAWATAKDVILEMLRRLSVKGGVGKVLEYTGPGVETLSVPERTTITNMGTELGATSSIFPTDEKTKDYLARQDREGDFVEIGPDEDAEYDDEIVVDLSDLEPLIAEPSMPDNVVPVREVEGVEVSQVMIGSCTNGGYEDILPAAKMVEGREINKKTEMIVAPGSKQASEMLARDGWVAEMMAAGVNFSEATCGACIGIGHVPASDSVSLRTFNRNFEGRSGIDDDSVYLCSPEVAAAAALKGEIIDPRDLADELGDLEDPGFELPDEYDGSKADLITPDEAVDDELVKGPNIKDVPLKDALDAELSGENLLKMEDNITTDHITPANADALMYRSNIPEYAKFTLTRIDETFPERAEAADGGVLVAGENYGQGSSREHAAMCPMYLGIDAVFAQSFARIHKANLFNFGIVPFIIDEDAYAKIDQGDELTVVDDIREGVESGQEEFTVSVNDDWEFTATLDASERERDMLAVGGKLPWTKQRAQGGDGAAPADD